The following are encoded together in the Halomonas halophila genome:
- a CDS encoding SCP2 sterol-binding domain-containing protein, which produces MSDSTLDKLHARFDPEAARGMDEVFQFHFSDAGDYHLVVQDGELDVQEGVHEEPSVSLSLSTETLKGVMSGEISGMSAVMSGRLKATGNVMLATKLGSLFPRRG; this is translated from the coding sequence ATGTCCGACAGCACCCTCGACAAGCTCCATGCCCGCTTCGATCCCGAGGCCGCCCGCGGTATGGACGAGGTCTTCCAGTTCCACTTCAGCGACGCCGGCGACTATCACCTGGTGGTGCAGGACGGCGAGCTGGACGTTCAGGAAGGCGTACACGAGGAGCCGTCGGTCAGCCTGAGCCTGAGTACCGAGACCCTCAAGGGCGTGATGAGCGGCGAGATCAGCGGCATGAGCGCCGTGATGAGCGGCCGGCTCAAGGCCACCGGCAACGTCATGCTGGCCACCAAGCTTGGCAGCCTGTTTCCCCGCCGCGGCTGA
- the nudC gene encoding NAD(+) diphosphatase, translating to MLRRELPHEETAGRVIRLAQGRIAPAGDGGPLQSWQPWAPAMQPLCWWHDAPVALSVEDAPGDDWIEGREWLARLPESWFALVSTALQVGAWLRHHRFCGSCGAPASRLDHEFAMHCERCGHRNYPRISPCIITLVTHGESLLLARSPRFPPGRYSTLAGFIEPGESAEEAVRREVFEEVGLTVGRLRYFQSQAWPFPHSLMLGYFAEAASRRIRIDGHEISDAAWFSPRRLPQLPPPYSISRALIETHLAEVGAR from the coding sequence ATGCTGCGTCGCGAACTGCCCCATGAGGAAACCGCCGGGCGGGTGATTCGCCTGGCCCAGGGCCGCATCGCTCCGGCCGGCGACGGAGGGCCCTTGCAGTCTTGGCAGCCCTGGGCCCCGGCCATGCAGCCCCTGTGCTGGTGGCATGACGCGCCGGTGGCCCTGTCGGTGGAAGACGCTCCCGGCGATGACTGGATCGAGGGCCGGGAGTGGCTGGCGCGACTGCCGGAATCCTGGTTCGCGCTGGTGTCCACGGCGTTGCAGGTCGGTGCCTGGCTGCGCCATCACCGTTTCTGCGGCAGCTGTGGGGCGCCGGCCTCGCGGCTCGATCACGAGTTCGCCATGCACTGTGAACGCTGCGGCCATCGCAACTATCCGCGTATCTCACCGTGCATCATCACCCTGGTGACGCACGGCGAGTCGCTGCTGCTGGCCCGCAGTCCGCGTTTTCCGCCGGGGCGCTACTCGACGCTGGCCGGCTTCATCGAGCCGGGGGAGTCCGCCGAGGAGGCGGTGCGCCGTGAGGTGTTCGAGGAGGTGGGATTGACGGTGGGGCGGCTGCGTTACTTCCAGAGCCAGGCCTGGCCTTTCCCGCACTCGCTGATGCTCGGCTACTTCGCCGAGGCGGCCAGCCGGCGCATTCGCATCGACGGCCACGAGATCAGCGATGCCGCCTGGTTCTCGCCGCGCCGGCTGCCCCAGCTGCCGCCGCCCTATTCGATCTCGCGGGCGCTGATCGAGACGCACCTGGCCGAGGTCGGCGCCAGGTAA
- the dnaQ gene encoding DNA polymerase III subunit epsilon has product MRQIILDTETTGIDPRDGHRLIEIGAVEMVNRRLTGNTYHQFINPQRTIDAEAVAVHGITDERVADEPLFAEIADEFWAFIEGAELVIHNAPFDVGFIDHELGMLNQARGEPRLGPVADHCRILDTLQMARDKHPGQRNNLDALCKRYDIENGHRVLHGALLDAEILADVYLAMTGGQTALSLDASAGEGNESAASGGLNVRRVSLTPGTLKVQAPDEAEWQAHRDKLATVREAGGECRWDTLEGWPGRETP; this is encoded by the coding sequence ATGCGCCAGATCATCCTGGATACCGAGACCACCGGCATCGACCCCCGTGACGGCCATCGCCTGATCGAGATCGGCGCCGTGGAGATGGTCAATCGCCGGCTGACCGGCAACACCTATCACCAGTTCATCAATCCGCAGCGAACCATCGACGCCGAGGCGGTGGCGGTGCATGGCATCACCGACGAGCGGGTCGCCGACGAGCCGCTGTTCGCCGAGATCGCCGACGAGTTCTGGGCCTTCATCGAGGGGGCGGAGCTGGTGATCCACAACGCGCCTTTCGACGTGGGCTTCATCGACCATGAGCTGGGCATGCTGAACCAGGCCCGCGGCGAGCCTCGTCTGGGCCCGGTGGCCGATCACTGCCGCATCCTCGACACCCTGCAGATGGCCCGGGACAAGCACCCGGGCCAGCGCAACAATCTCGATGCCCTGTGCAAGCGCTACGACATCGAGAACGGCCACCGGGTCCTTCACGGCGCCCTGCTCGATGCCGAGATCCTGGCCGACGTCTACCTGGCGATGACCGGCGGCCAGACGGCGCTGTCGCTGGATGCCAGCGCCGGTGAGGGCAATGAGTCCGCGGCCAGCGGCGGGCTGAACGTGCGCCGGGTCTCGCTGACGCCGGGCACGCTCAAGGTGCAGGCACCGGACGAGGCCGAATGGCAGGCCCATCGCGACAAGCTGGCGACCGTGCGCGAGGCCGGCGGCGAGTGCCGTTGGGACACGCTGGAGGGCTGGCCCGGCCGGGAGACGCCCTGA
- the rnhA gene encoding ribonuclease HI has translation MPEVTIYTDGACRGNPGPGGWGALLCSGPHEKPLKGAEQKTTNNRMELMAAIMALKALTRPCRVELWTDSEYLRRGITEWIHGWIKRGWKTASKQPVKNAELWRALHEEAQRHRVEWHWVKGHSGHPGNERADSLANEAIDEMQAKA, from the coding sequence TTGCCCGAAGTGACGATCTATACCGACGGCGCCTGCCGCGGCAATCCGGGGCCGGGTGGCTGGGGCGCGCTGCTGTGCAGTGGCCCCCACGAGAAGCCGCTCAAGGGCGCCGAGCAGAAGACCACCAACAACCGCATGGAACTGATGGCCGCCATCATGGCGCTGAAGGCGCTGACCCGGCCGTGCCGTGTCGAGCTGTGGACCGACTCCGAATACCTGCGTCGCGGCATCACCGAGTGGATTCACGGCTGGATCAAGCGCGGCTGGAAGACCGCCTCCAAGCAGCCGGTCAAGAACGCCGAGCTGTGGCGGGCCCTCCACGAAGAGGCGCAACGGCATCGCGTCGAGTGGCATTGGGTCAAGGGCCACAGCGGACATCCCGGCAACGAGCGCGCCGACAGCCTGGCCAACGAGGCCATCGACGAGATGCAGGCCAAGGCCTGA
- a CDS encoding methyltransferase domain-containing protein, whose translation MSNSQDAMSLARLVREGRRFWASPPGQAVWQAQRACLGPLCERWFGAHGLELGLAPSLADMCPVRHALCWAPTPELASHESTLVCPLDALPLPDGCLSLVVVHHLLEIAPDPHHLLQEAARVTADDGHLILFGWHPFGPSGWRRCRPARRRQLPGRGRWRTPGRLADWLAFVDFEAQRVDYCGFRLPGGLARNARLETLGRRHNLPLGDSYMIHARRRSQLVQPGRGRVVFPTPLAGSALGNVSGRSATDEGDRG comes from the coding sequence ATGTCAAATTCGCAGGATGCGATGAGCCTGGCGCGACTGGTGCGAGAGGGGCGCCGTTTTTGGGCGAGCCCTCCGGGCCAGGCCGTGTGGCAGGCCCAGCGCGCCTGTCTGGGGCCGTTGTGCGAGCGCTGGTTCGGGGCCCACGGGCTGGAACTCGGGCTGGCGCCGAGCCTGGCCGACATGTGTCCGGTGCGTCACGCGCTGTGCTGGGCGCCGACACCTGAGCTGGCCTCGCACGAATCCACCCTGGTGTGTCCCCTGGACGCGCTGCCGCTACCCGATGGTTGTCTGAGCCTGGTGGTGGTGCATCACCTGCTCGAGATCGCCCCCGACCCCCACCACCTGCTCCAGGAAGCGGCTCGCGTCACCGCCGACGACGGTCACCTGATCCTGTTCGGCTGGCACCCCTTCGGCCCGAGCGGCTGGCGGCGCTGCCGACCGGCCCGACGCCGCCAGCTGCCCGGGCGCGGCCGCTGGCGCACGCCGGGGCGTCTTGCCGACTGGCTGGCGTTTGTCGATTTCGAGGCCCAGCGGGTAGACTACTGTGGCTTTCGCCTGCCCGGCGGCCTGGCCCGCAATGCCCGGCTCGAGACGCTCGGGCGCCGGCACAACCTGCCGTTGGGCGACAGCTACATGATTCATGCGCGGCGCCGGTCCCAGCTGGTCCAGCCCGGGCGCGGCAGGGTGGTCTTTCCGACGCCGCTGGCCGGCTCGGCGCTGGGCAATGTGTCTGGCCGGTCCGCCACCGACGAAGGTGATCGAGGGTGA
- the gloB gene encoding hydroxyacylglutathione hydrolase — protein MLSVTPIPAFRDNYIWMLRQDTSPEVCVVDPGDATPVIETLEREGLTLGSILVTHHHADHVGGLPELIQRYSPRVIGPHNPAIEGIDERVGAGDEVRVIGRLFEVLEVPGHTLDHIAFFTAGIPPLLFCGDTLFSAGCGRLFEGTPEQMHASLARLTALPEDTLVFAAHEYTLANLAFAKAADPDNPDIDAAEQECRRARELERPTLPSTIGRERRINPFLRCEDAGVRRAAAPQGDTADAVTTFATLRAWKDDF, from the coding sequence ATGTTGAGCGTGACACCGATTCCCGCCTTTCGCGACAACTATATCTGGATGCTGCGGCAGGACACGAGCCCCGAGGTCTGCGTGGTGGATCCCGGTGACGCCACCCCGGTGATCGAGACCCTGGAACGCGAGGGCCTGACCCTGGGCAGCATTCTCGTCACCCATCATCACGCGGATCACGTCGGCGGCCTGCCCGAGCTGATCCAGCGCTATTCGCCGCGGGTGATCGGCCCGCACAACCCCGCCATCGAAGGCATCGACGAGCGCGTCGGCGCCGGCGACGAGGTGCGGGTGATCGGACGCCTGTTCGAGGTCCTCGAGGTTCCGGGCCACACCCTGGATCATATCGCGTTCTTCACCGCCGGCATTCCGCCGCTGCTGTTCTGCGGCGACACCCTGTTCAGTGCCGGCTGCGGACGTCTGTTCGAAGGAACCCCCGAACAGATGCATGCCTCGCTGGCGCGCCTCACCGCGCTGCCCGAGGACACCCTGGTCTTCGCGGCCCACGAGTACACCCTGGCGAACCTCGCCTTCGCCAAGGCCGCCGACCCGGACAACCCCGACATCGACGCCGCCGAGCAGGAGTGCCGGCGGGCCCGGGAGCTCGAGCGCCCCACCCTGCCCAGCACCATCGGGCGGGAACGGCGCATCAACCCTTTCCTGCGCTGCGAGGACGCCGGCGTGCGTCGGGCGGCCGCACCCCAGGGCGACACCGCCGACGCCGTGACCACCTTCGCCACGCTGCGCGCCTGGAAAGACGACTTCTGA
- a CDS encoding transglycosylase SLT domain-containing protein codes for MTYHTSRRRLLGFASTIAMTGALIAGAYTKASTLPAGQLGADTPSFAPVHRGEPEGQRTFWSHLQLQPADAWSRLRDTFQWQDQWQSGAGHARVQHWIDEYSAKPHNVAEIAERARPWLAWILERVEDRGLPGEIALVPFVESSFDPEARSHFGAAGLWQIMPRTGDALGLNRSRGWDGRLDVVRSTQAALDYIEYQADQWYEGDIELSLAAYNAGAGTVNRAQRRALAQGKQGDYWDLDLPNETMDYVPKLLAIAAIVGEPERYGVTLPDIEGTPAFERVPVTRTVRLGEAAKLADVPTGELAALNPGLRGDTARPGQVSELLVPADRAEPLLVALERTAPSAGSAEEVHVVQRGDTLSAIASRHAVAVADLARWNGLDSPNALQPGQQLTLSGR; via the coding sequence ATGACCTATCACACATCGCGCCGGCGACTCCTCGGATTCGCCAGCACGATCGCCATGACCGGCGCCCTGATCGCCGGCGCCTACACCAAGGCATCGACCCTGCCCGCCGGACAGCTGGGCGCCGACACCCCGAGCTTCGCCCCGGTGCATCGCGGCGAGCCGGAAGGCCAGCGCACCTTCTGGAGCCACCTGCAACTGCAGCCGGCCGACGCCTGGTCGCGCCTGCGCGACACCTTCCAGTGGCAGGATCAGTGGCAGAGCGGCGCCGGCCACGCCCGCGTTCAGCACTGGATCGACGAATACAGCGCCAAGCCGCACAACGTCGCCGAGATCGCCGAGCGCGCCCGCCCCTGGCTGGCGTGGATCCTCGAGCGGGTCGAGGACCGTGGCCTGCCCGGCGAGATCGCCCTGGTGCCCTTCGTCGAGAGCTCCTTCGACCCCGAGGCGCGCAGCCACTTCGGCGCCGCCGGCCTGTGGCAGATCATGCCGCGCACGGGCGATGCCTTGGGCCTGAACCGCTCGCGCGGCTGGGACGGCCGCCTGGACGTGGTGCGCTCGACCCAGGCCGCCCTGGACTACATCGAGTACCAGGCCGACCAGTGGTACGAGGGCGACATCGAGCTCTCGCTGGCCGCCTACAACGCCGGCGCCGGCACCGTGAACCGTGCCCAACGACGCGCCCTGGCCCAGGGCAAGCAGGGCGACTACTGGGATCTCGACCTGCCCAACGAGACCATGGACTATGTACCCAAGCTGCTGGCCATCGCCGCCATCGTCGGCGAACCGGAGCGCTACGGCGTGACGCTGCCCGATATCGAGGGCACGCCGGCCTTCGAGCGCGTGCCGGTGACGCGCACCGTGCGCCTCGGCGAGGCCGCGAAGCTGGCCGACGTGCCGACCGGCGAGCTGGCGGCCCTCAACCCCGGCCTGCGCGGCGACACCGCCCGCCCCGGCCAGGTCAGCGAGCTGCTGGTGCCCGCCGACCGGGCCGAACCGCTGCTGGTCGCCCTGGAGCGCACCGCCCCGAGCGCTGGCAGCGCTGAAGAGGTCCATGTGGTACAGCGCGGCGACACCCTCTCCGCCATCGCCTCCCGACACGCCGTGGCGGTCGCCGACCTGGCCCGCTGGAACGGCCTCGACAGCCCCAACGCTTTACAACCCGGCCAGCAGCTGACACTTTCCGGTAGATGA
- a CDS encoding extracellular solute-binding protein, with protein sequence MRSIVLLTTALAATPALAAAPADVPTRHGLALYGDPALPADFDHFPHADPDAPVGGTLTRSANGSFDSTNPFIIQGTPASGLNAIYDTLMVANPDEPFTMYGLLAEGIRLDPDRRWIEFDLDPDARFHDGEPVDAADVVFSFETLTEQGQPFYAAYYADVSDVRVVDENTVHFDLADSDSRELPLILGQMPILPAHYWEDRDFERPTRDALLGSGPYRITEVDPGRRIVYERVDDYWGKALPVNRGRHNIGRLVYDYYRDQTVALEAFKAGNIDMRIESSARHWATAYDFPAAEGGFVRRLEVPDGQPAGMQAYVLNTRRDTFQDARVREALNLVFDFEWLNQNLFYGAYERTHSYFENSEMAAEGLPSDAELALLEPWRDDLPERVFDEPLPVERPDDMRARLREALALLHAAGYENRDDGTLVNTETGEPLSFEVLLYDTQFERVVQPLLRNLSRLGVQGDIRIVDVNQYLNRLRRFDFDVVVGSFPQSANPGNEQREFWGSEYADAPQSRNLIGLADPAIDALVDDLIAADSREALDTAARALDRVLRWGFYVIPQWHLDSTRIAVWDKFGWKEPFPEYNLDLDAWWVDPDRGAEIEARQRNR encoded by the coding sequence ATGCGATCGATCGTCCTGCTGACGACGGCCCTGGCGGCGACACCCGCCCTGGCCGCGGCCCCGGCCGACGTGCCCACGCGCCACGGCCTGGCCCTCTACGGCGACCCGGCGCTGCCGGCGGATTTCGACCACTTCCCTCACGCCGATCCCGATGCCCCGGTCGGCGGCACCCTGACCCGCAGCGCCAACGGCAGCTTCGATTCCACCAATCCCTTCATCATCCAGGGCACGCCGGCCTCGGGCCTGAACGCCATCTACGACACCCTGATGGTGGCCAATCCGGACGAACCCTTCACCATGTACGGGCTGCTGGCCGAAGGCATCCGCCTCGACCCGGACCGCCGGTGGATCGAATTCGACCTCGACCCCGATGCCCGCTTTCATGACGGCGAGCCGGTCGACGCCGCCGACGTGGTCTTCAGCTTCGAGACGCTCACCGAGCAAGGCCAGCCGTTCTACGCCGCCTATTACGCCGACGTCAGCGACGTGCGGGTGGTCGACGAGAACACCGTGCACTTCGACCTCGCCGACAGCGATTCCCGCGAGTTGCCGCTGATCCTCGGCCAGATGCCGATCCTGCCGGCCCACTACTGGGAAGACCGAGACTTCGAGCGACCCACTCGCGACGCCCTGCTCGGCTCCGGCCCCTATCGCATCACCGAGGTCGATCCCGGCCGGCGCATCGTCTACGAACGGGTCGACGACTACTGGGGGAAGGCTCTTCCGGTCAATCGCGGCCGCCACAACATCGGCCGGCTGGTCTACGACTACTATCGCGACCAGACGGTGGCGCTCGAGGCCTTCAAGGCCGGCAATATCGACATGCGCATCGAGTCCAGCGCCCGCCACTGGGCCACCGCCTACGACTTCCCCGCCGCCGAAGGCGGCTTCGTCCGGCGCCTGGAAGTACCCGACGGCCAGCCGGCCGGCATGCAGGCCTACGTGCTGAACACTCGCCGCGACACATTCCAGGACGCCCGGGTGCGCGAGGCGCTGAACCTGGTCTTCGACTTCGAGTGGCTCAATCAAAACCTCTTCTACGGCGCCTACGAACGCACCCACAGCTACTTCGAGAATTCCGAGATGGCCGCCGAGGGCCTGCCGAGCGACGCCGAACTGGCCCTGCTCGAGCCCTGGCGCGACGACCTTCCCGAGCGGGTGTTCGACGAACCGCTGCCCGTGGAGCGGCCGGATGACATGCGTGCTCGCCTGCGCGAGGCGCTGGCGCTGCTCCATGCCGCCGGCTACGAGAATCGAGACGACGGTACCCTGGTGAACACGGAGACCGGCGAGCCGCTGTCCTTCGAAGTGCTGCTCTACGACACCCAGTTCGAGCGCGTCGTGCAGCCGCTGCTGCGCAACCTCTCACGGCTCGGCGTGCAGGGCGACATCCGCATCGTCGACGTCAATCAGTACCTCAACCGACTGCGCCGCTTCGACTTCGACGTGGTGGTGGGGAGCTTTCCGCAATCCGCCAATCCGGGTAACGAACAGCGTGAGTTCTGGGGCAGCGAGTACGCCGACGCGCCGCAGAGCCGCAACCTGATCGGCCTGGCCGACCCGGCGATCGACGCCCTGGTCGACGACCTGATCGCCGCCGACAGCCGCGAGGCGCTGGACACCGCCGCCCGGGCTCTCGACCGAGTGCTGCGCTGGGGCTTCTACGTCATTCCCCAGTGGCACCTGGACAGCACCCGCATCGCGGTCTGGGACAAGTTCGGCTGGAAGGAGCCCTTCCCCGAGTACAATCTCGACCTCGACGCCTGGTGGGTCGACCCCGATCGCGGCGCCGAGATCGAGGCCCGACAGCGCAATCGGTGA
- a CDS encoding microcin C ABC transporter permease YejB, with the protein MAAYVLRRLLLMIPTLLGIMLLNFLIVQAAPGGPIDQMLARFEGLSTQASTRLEGGGGDSAGGGGESRGSRGVPQQYIDRLETQFGFDEPAYQRFFDMLVDYATFDLGESFFRGEPVTQLMLERLPVSISLGLWTTLLVYLISIPLGIRKALRHGSRFDVWSSGLVIVGYAIPGFLFAILLIVLFAGGSYWDVFPLRGLTSPDFGELSAWGKLKDYFWHISLPVLASAIGSFATLTMLTKNSFLDEIHKQYVLTARAKGASDRRVLYGHVFRNAMLIIIAGLPSALVAIFFTGSLLIEVIFSLNGLGLLGFEAVMQRDYPVIFGTLYLYTLIGLILKLISDLTYVWVDPRIDFETRES; encoded by the coding sequence GTGGCCGCCTACGTACTGCGCCGCCTGCTGCTGATGATCCCTACCCTGCTGGGGATCATGCTGCTCAACTTCCTCATCGTGCAGGCCGCCCCGGGCGGCCCCATCGACCAGATGCTGGCCCGCTTCGAGGGCCTGTCGACCCAGGCCAGCACCCGCCTAGAGGGCGGCGGCGGAGACAGTGCCGGCGGTGGCGGTGAATCCCGCGGCTCCCGCGGCGTGCCGCAACAGTACATCGACCGCCTCGAAACCCAGTTCGGCTTCGACGAGCCGGCCTACCAGCGCTTCTTCGACATGCTGGTCGACTACGCCACCTTCGACCTGGGCGAGAGCTTCTTCCGCGGCGAGCCGGTCACCCAGCTGATGCTCGAGCGGCTGCCGGTGTCGATCTCGCTGGGCCTCTGGACCACCCTGCTGGTGTATCTGATCTCGATCCCGCTGGGCATCCGCAAGGCGCTGCGCCACGGCTCGCGCTTCGACGTCTGGAGCTCGGGGCTGGTGATCGTCGGCTACGCCATCCCGGGGTTCCTGTTCGCCATCCTGCTGATCGTGCTGTTCGCCGGCGGCAGCTACTGGGACGTCTTCCCGCTGCGCGGCCTGACCTCGCCGGACTTCGGTGAGCTCTCCGCCTGGGGCAAGCTCAAGGACTACTTCTGGCACATCAGCCTACCGGTGCTGGCCTCGGCGATCGGCAGCTTCGCCACCCTGACCATGCTGACCAAGAACAGCTTCCTCGACGAGATCCACAAGCAGTACGTGCTCACCGCCCGGGCCAAGGGGGCCAGCGACCGTCGCGTGCTCTACGGCCATGTCTTCCGCAACGCCATGCTGATCATCATCGCCGGTCTGCCCTCGGCGCTGGTGGCGATCTTCTTCACCGGCTCGCTGCTGATCGAGGTCATCTTCTCGCTCAACGGCCTGGGCCTCTTGGGCTTCGAGGCGGTGATGCAGCGCGATTACCCGGTGATCTTCGGCACCCTGTATCTCTATACCCTGATCGGGCTGATCCTGAAGCTGATCTCCGACCTGACCTACGTATGGGTCGACCCGCGGATCGACTTCGAGACCCGGGAGTCCTGA
- a CDS encoding ABC transporter permease, which produces MALSERFSPITRRRLAVFRGNPRARLSLWLFLAMFVISLGAELVANDRPLLVHYQGQWYAPLVVDYPDSEFGGFLPTPADYRDPYTREAIEADGWMLWPPIPFSYDTLDQDLDHPAPSPPDAHHWLGTDDQGRDVLARVIYGFRLSVVFALVLTAGSLALGVIIGGVQGYFGGKVDLIGQRLIEIWSGLPVLFLLIILASLVEPNLWWLLGIMLLFSWLGLVDVVRAEFLRARNLEYVRAAKAMGLPSRIIMRRHVLPNAMVATLTFIPFLFTGAITTLTALDFLGFGLPPGSPSLGELVAQGKNNLQAPWLGITAFLTLAVMLSLLVFIGEGLRDAFDPRHIQHAGGKSEPADGERQTATGSAR; this is translated from the coding sequence ATGGCACTGAGCGAGCGTTTCTCCCCCATCACCCGCCGCCGGCTGGCCGTGTTCCGCGGCAACCCGCGCGCGCGCCTGTCGCTGTGGCTGTTCCTGGCCATGTTCGTGATCAGCCTCGGCGCCGAGCTGGTGGCCAACGACCGACCGCTGCTGGTCCACTACCAGGGTCAGTGGTACGCGCCGCTGGTCGTCGACTACCCGGACAGCGAGTTCGGCGGTTTCCTGCCCACGCCGGCCGACTATCGCGATCCCTACACCCGTGAGGCGATCGAGGCCGACGGCTGGATGCTGTGGCCCCCGATCCCGTTCTCCTACGACACCCTCGATCAGGACCTCGACCATCCGGCGCCCTCGCCCCCCGACGCCCACCACTGGCTGGGCACCGACGATCAGGGCCGCGACGTGCTGGCTCGAGTGATCTACGGCTTCCGCCTGTCGGTGGTGTTCGCCCTGGTGCTGACCGCCGGCTCCCTGGCCCTGGGCGTGATCATCGGCGGCGTGCAGGGCTACTTCGGCGGCAAGGTCGACCTGATCGGCCAGCGCCTGATCGAGATCTGGTCCGGGCTGCCGGTGCTGTTCCTGCTGATCATCCTGGCCAGCCTGGTCGAGCCGAACCTGTGGTGGCTGCTCGGCATCATGCTGCTGTTCTCCTGGCTGGGGCTGGTCGACGTGGTGCGCGCCGAGTTCCTGCGCGCCCGCAACCTGGAATACGTGCGCGCCGCCAAGGCCATGGGGCTGCCGTCGCGAATCATCATGCGCCGCCACGTGCTGCCCAACGCCATGGTCGCCACCCTGACCTTCATTCCGTTCCTGTTCACCGGCGCCATCACCACGCTCACCGCCCTGGACTTCCTCGGCTTCGGCCTGCCGCCGGGCTCGCCGTCGCTGGGCGAGCTGGTGGCCCAGGGCAAGAACAACCTCCAGGCGCCGTGGCTCGGCATCACCGCCTTCCTGACCCTGGCGGTGATGCTGTCGCTGCTGGTGTTCATCGGCGAGGGCCTGCGCGACGCCTTCGATCCGCGCCACATCCAGCACGCCGGCGGCAAGTCCGAGCCGGCCGACGGCGAGCGCCAGACCGCTACCGGGAGCGCCAGATGA
- a CDS encoding ABC transporter ATP-binding protein, with protein MSDETLLRLEDLTIAFDDAPVVEGLSLEVRSGETLALVGESGSGKSVSALGALGLLPPSARVSGTRRLGDTDLARLSGRDWRAIRGGRVGFVFQEPMTSLNPLHTVARQISETLRLHQGLRGAAARRRARELLEQVQLPRAEELLDAWPHQLSGGQRQRVMIAMAIANNPRLLIADEPTTALDVTVQQEILALLAELRDTHGMGMLFITHDLNLVRRHADRVCVMRHGRLQETGPVSRVFEAPESAYTRELLAADPTGRPEPVTHRTPLLSAQGLGIRFQRPKKLFSRRPPAFEAVKPLDLTVAPGETLGIVGESGSGKTTLALALLRLQQSEGEITFDGERLDRLHGDALRRQRRRLQVVFQDPYGSLSPRMPVADIVSEGLRFHHPELDDAEVDRRVRDTLREVGLPEECGARYPHEFSGGQRQRIAVARAIILEPSLLVLDEPTSALDRTVQKQLVTLLRELQRKRGLSYLFISHDLAVVRAMAHRLLVLKDGEVVEQGDCEAVLTQPTTDYTRALVEAAGLSPMSP; from the coding sequence ATGAGCGACGAGACCCTGCTTCGCCTCGAGGATCTGACCATCGCCTTCGACGACGCCCCGGTGGTCGAGGGACTGTCGCTGGAAGTGCGCTCCGGCGAGACCCTGGCGCTGGTCGGCGAGTCCGGCTCCGGCAAGTCGGTGTCGGCACTCGGCGCCCTGGGCCTGCTTCCCCCCAGCGCCCGCGTCAGCGGTACGCGCCGGCTCGGCGACACCGATCTCGCGCGCCTGTCCGGCCGCGACTGGCGCGCGATCCGCGGCGGCCGGGTCGGCTTCGTGTTCCAGGAGCCGATGACCTCGCTCAACCCGCTGCACACCGTGGCCCGCCAGATCAGCGAGACCCTGCGCCTGCACCAGGGGCTGCGCGGCGCGGCCGCGCGACGGCGCGCCCGCGAGCTGCTCGAACAGGTCCAGCTGCCCCGCGCCGAAGAGCTGCTCGACGCCTGGCCCCACCAGCTCTCCGGTGGCCAGCGCCAGCGGGTGATGATCGCCATGGCCATCGCCAACAACCCGCGGCTGCTGATCGCCGACGAGCCGACCACCGCGCTCGACGTCACCGTACAGCAGGAGATCCTGGCGCTGCTGGCCGAGCTGCGCGATACCCACGGCATGGGCATGCTGTTCATCACCCACGACCTCAACCTGGTGCGCCGCCACGCCGATCGGGTCTGCGTCATGCGCCACGGCCGGCTGCAGGAGACCGGCCCGGTGTCGCGCGTGTTCGAGGCCCCGGAGAGCGCCTACACCCGAGAACTGCTGGCCGCCGATCCCACCGGACGCCCCGAACCGGTCACCCATCGCACCCCGCTGCTCAGCGCCCAGGGGCTGGGCATTCGCTTCCAGCGGCCGAAGAAGCTGTTCAGCCGCCGACCGCCAGCCTTCGAGGCGGTCAAGCCGCTGGACCTGACGGTGGCGCCGGGCGAGACGCTCGGTATCGTCGGCGAATCCGGCTCCGGCAAGACCACCCTGGCCCTTGCGCTTCTGCGCCTGCAGCAGAGCGAGGGCGAGATCACCTTCGACGGCGAGCGTCTCGACCGCCTCCACGGCGACGCCCTGCGTCGCCAGCGGCGGCGACTCCAGGTGGTGTTCCAGGACCCTTACGGCTCGCTGTCACCGCGCATGCCGGTGGCCGACATCGTCAGCGAGGGGCTTCGCTTCCACCATCCCGAACTGGACGACGCCGAGGTCGACCGCCGCGTGCGCGACACCCTGCGCGAGGTCGGCCTGCCCGAGGAATGCGGGGCCCGCTATCCCCACGAGTTCTCCGGCGGCCAGCGCCAGCGCATTGCCGTAGCCCGGGCCATCATCCTCGAGCCGTCGCTGCTGGTGCTCGACGAACCGACCTCGGCGCTGGACCGCACCGTGCAGAAGCAGCTCGTCACCCTGCTGCGCGAGCTGCAGCGCAAGCGCGGGCTCAGCTACCTCTTCATCAGCCACGACCTGGCCGTGGTGCGCGCCATGGCCCATCGCCTGCTGGTGCTCAAGGACGGCGAGGTGGTCGAACAGGGCGACTGCGAGGCCGTGCTGACCCAGCCGACCACCGACTACACCCGAGCACTGGTCGAGGCCGCGGGGCTGTCGCCAATGTCGCCATGA